From Pan paniscus chromosome 6, NHGRI_mPanPan1-v2.0_pri, whole genome shotgun sequence, one genomic window encodes:
- the SSBP1 gene encoding single-stranded DNA-binding protein, mitochondrial isoform X2: protein MFRRPVLQVLRQFVRHESETTTSLVLERSLNRVHLLGRVGQDPVLRQVEGKNPVTIFSLATNEMWRSGDSEVYQLGDVSQKTTWHRISVFRPGLRDVAYQYVKKGSRIYLEGKIDYGEYMDKNNVRRQATTIIADNIIFLSDQTKEKE, encoded by the exons aTGTTTCGAAGACCTGTATTACAG GTACTTCGTCAGTTTGTAAGACATGAGTCCGAAACAACTACCAGTTTGGTTCTTGAAAGAT CCCTGAATCGTGTGCACTTACTTGGGCGAGTGGGTCAGGACCCTGTCTTGAGACAGGTGGAAGGAAAAAATCCAGTCACAATATTTTCTCTAGCAACTAATGAGATGTGGCGATCAGGGGACAGTGAAGTTTACCAACTGG GTGATGTCAGTCAAAAGACAACATGGCACAGAATATCAGTATTCCGGCCAGGCCTCAGAGACGTGGCATATCAATATGTGAAAAAGGG gTCTCGAATTTATTTGGAAGGGAAAATAGACTATGGTGAATACATGGATAAAAATAATGTGAGGCGACAAGCAACAACAATCATAGCTG
- the SSBP1 gene encoding single-stranded DNA-binding protein, mitochondrial isoform X1 — protein sequence MFRRPVLQVLRQFVRHESETTTSLVLERSLNRVHLLGRVGQDPVLRQVEGKNPVTIFSLATNEMWRSGDSEVYQLGDVSQKTTWHRISVFRPGLRDVAYQYVKKGSRIYLEGKIDYGEYMDKNNVRRQATTIIAGKKLVKIAVFSFSPFLF from the exons aTGTTTCGAAGACCTGTATTACAG GTACTTCGTCAGTTTGTAAGACATGAGTCCGAAACAACTACCAGTTTGGTTCTTGAAAGAT CCCTGAATCGTGTGCACTTACTTGGGCGAGTGGGTCAGGACCCTGTCTTGAGACAGGTGGAAGGAAAAAATCCAGTCACAATATTTTCTCTAGCAACTAATGAGATGTGGCGATCAGGGGACAGTGAAGTTTACCAACTGG GTGATGTCAGTCAAAAGACAACATGGCACAGAATATCAGTATTCCGGCCAGGCCTCAGAGACGTGGCATATCAATATGTGAAAAAGGG gTCTCGAATTTATTTGGAAGGGAAAATAGACTATGGTGAATACATGGATAAAAATAATGTGAGGCGACAAGCAACAACAATCATAGCTGGTAAGAAGCTTGTGAAAatagctgttttttctttttctccttttcttttttaa